The proteins below come from a single Aspergillus oryzae RIB40 DNA, chromosome 5 genomic window:
- the utr2 gene encoding putative cell wall glucanase (Utr2) (predicted protein): MVRIVSSLLLASLASTFAWADTIKCDANNQCPEKYPCCSQYGECGTGAYCLGGCDPMQSFSLDSCMAEPICKSKTYKWDNLDSAALNTKYLGNASAADWVYSGFPKVEDGNLILTMPKNSVGTLFANNHYVWYGKIKGKVKSSRGKGVVSAFILLSDVKDEIDFEFVGYDLDNVQTNYYWQGVLDYNNGGKAPAGSSTFDDWHEYEIDWKPDAITWSVDGNVKRTLTRESTWNETAKRYQFPQTPSRMQLSLWPAGQASNAEGTIEWAGGEIDWDSEDIKDKGYYYASFGEITVECYDPPSNSGDGKKSYILTNKDGLEGSFKLSNNDTVLASLGATGLDPDLGASSSSSSSSSASTNNSVPENRGGSGNEPGATSSNSTSSSSGSSSSGSSDSGFSQGSNNDSNNSNNSNGAASANERVMKGSFFAVLVAVVVLVTL; encoded by the exons ATGGTTCGCAtcgtttcttctctgctccTGGCCTCTTTGGCCTCCACATTCGCTTGGGCCGACACTATCAAGTGCGACGCTAATAACCAATGTCCGGAGAAATACCCTTGCTGCTCGC AATATGGCGAGTGTGGAACTGGCGCTTACTGTCTCGGCGGCTGTGATCCCATGCAGTCGTTCAGTCTGGACTCCTGCATGGCCGAGCCGATTTGCAAAAGCAAGACCTACAAGTGGGACAACCTCGACAGTGCTGCGCTGAACACCAAGTATCTTGGCAACGCGTCGGCGGCCGACTGGGTCTACAGCGGTTTCCccaaggttgaggatggCAACCTGATCCTCACCATGCCCAAGAACAGCGTGGGCACTTTGTTCGCAAACAACCACTACGTCTGGTATGGCAAGATCAAGGGTAAGGTAAAGAGTAGCCGTGGCAAAGGTGTCGTGTCTGCTTTTATCCTGCTCTCGGACGTTAAGGACGAAATTGATTTTGAGTTTGTCGGCTACGACTTGGATAACGTTCAAACCAACTACTACTGGCAGGGCGTCCTGGACT ACAACAATGGCGGAAAGGCCCCCGCGGGCAGCAGCACTTTCGACGACTGGCATGAGTATGAAATTGACTGGAAGCCCGATGCCATCACCTGGTCAGTCGACGGAAACGTCAAGCGGACGTTGACCCGGGAATCCACCTGGAATGAAACCGCAAAGCGCTACCAATTCCCTCAGACTCCCTCGAGAATGCAGTTGTCTCTGTGGCCCGCCGGTCAGGCAAGCAATGCTGAAGGAACCATTGAGTGGGCCGGTGGTGAGATCGACTGGGACAGCGAGGACATCAAGGACAAGGGTTACTACTATGCCTCATTCGGAGAGATCACCGTTGAATGCTATGACCCTCCGTCAAACTCGGGAGATGGCAAGAAATCGTACATCCTTACTAACAAGGACGGCCTTGAGGGTTCTTTCAAGCTCAGTAACAACGACACGGTGCTCGCCTCTCTTGGTGCTACCGGCCTCGACCCCGATCTCGGCGCCagctcctcttcgtcctcgtcttcgaGCGCGTCCACCAACAACAGCGTTCCTGAAAACCGCGGTGGCTCCGGTAATGAGCCTGGTGCAACTAGCTCCAACAGTACCAGCAGCAGTAGCGGTAGCAGTAGCAGCGGCAGCAGTGATTCTGGATTCAGCCAGGGAAGCAACAatgacagcaacaacagcaataACTCGAATGGTGCCGCCTCTGCGAACGAGCGGGTCATGAAGGGttccttcttcgccgtctTGGTCGCTGTCGTCGTGCTGGTCACTCTGTGA
- a CDS encoding tRNA(Phe) (4-demethylwyosine(37)-C(7)) aminocarboxypropyltransferase (putative methyltransferase) — protein MNQETTTTTSSSQPPTTKKPSRHEKGSKKAPQKTFNPLQIGIQDFVTNNISPETLSQYGFSSETLHSSLPKRFTVYEPMLLLPVNAFSSPPAWSALYQSLTAPQQQTLYASLVKAFSRMGVTHVAINAPIALTDTQGQENRMRSPAGLVPLYGDFGPPPPAAASTASSSAEEEGQPSDEDLERAFWVHTMQNHGIVQIWAPLYTMFSRGNVTEKARVLGHGASPFEGLEVGQLGGQAVSDVGVVDMYAGIGYFVFSYLKRGVRRVWGWEINGWSVEGLRRGCEANGWGCRVVRVREDGGLSEGLLDLVGSLKDTDRVVLFHGDNRFAAEILGEIRRVMEEKGEWNRIRHVNLGLLPTSVDAWENACRMVDAQLGGWVHVHENVDLREIEQKKEDITVEFGRLRAEALGLQDTIASAECRHVEQVKTYAPGVMHCVYDMKLLACSELQQKTAG, from the coding sequence ATGAACCAAgaaacgacaacaacaacatcctcatcacaaccccccaccaccaaaaagcCCAGCCGCCATGAAAAAGGCAGCAAAAAGGCACCCCAGAAAACCTTCAACCCGCTCCAAATCGGCATCCAAGACTTCGTGACAAACAACATTTCCCCAGAAACACTTTCCCAGTATGGCTTCTCATCAGAGACCCTACATTCCAGTCTTCCAAAACGCTTTACAGTCTACGAGCCTATGCTGCTCCTCCCCGTGAACGCCTTCAGCAGCCCCCCAGCCTGGAGCGCTCTGTACCAATCCCTAACAGCCCCGCAGCAACAGACCCTCTACGCCTCTCTGGTAAAGGCATTCAGCCGCATGGGCGTAACGCACGTTGCTATCAACGCGCCCATCGCGCTGACAGACACACAAGGCCAGGAGAACAGAATGCGCAGCCCCGCGGGTCTCGTCCCGCTCTATGGTGACTTTGGacctcctcctcctgctgctgctagtactgcttcttcctccgccgaggaagagggccAGCCGAGCGACGAGGACCTGGAACGGGCGTTCTGGGTGCACACAATGCAGAATCATGGGATTGTGCAGATCTGGGCGCCGCTTTATACGATGTTCTCCCGTGGCAACGTCACTGAGAAAGCGCGGGTTCTGGGCCATGGGGCATCGCCTTTTGAGGGGCTGGAAGTGGGCCAGTTGGGCGGGCAGGCTGTGTCGGACGTGGGCGTTGTGGATATGTATGCTGGGATTGggtattttgtattttcgTATTTGAAACGCGGGGTGAGGCGGGTTTGGGGGTGGGAGATCAATGGCTGGTCGGTTGAGGGGCTTCGACGGGGGTGTGAGGCGAATGGCTGGGGATGTAGGGTTGTTAGGGTCCGGGAGGATGGGGGATTGAGTGAGGGTTTGTTGGACTTGGTGGGTAGTTTGAAGGATACTGATCGTGTCGTTCTCTTTCATGGGGATAATCGGTTTGCGGCGGAGATTTTGGGGGAGATTCGTCGtgtgatggaggagaagggcgagTGGAATCGCATTCGTCATGTCAATTTAGGGCTTCTTCCAACGTCTGTTGATGCGTGGGAGAATGCGTGCAGGATGGTGGATGCGCAGTTGGGGGGTTGGGTCCATGTGCATGAGAATGTTGACCTGCGCGAGAtcgagcagaagaaggaggatatCACCGTCGAGTTTGGGAGGTTGCGGGCTGAAGCTCTTGGATTGCAGGATACTATTGCATCGGCTGAATGCCGACATGTCGAACAGGTCAAGACTTATGCACCGGGGGTTATGCATTGCGTCTATGATATGAAGCTGCTGGCTTGCAGTGAGTTGCAGCAGAAGACCGCTGGTTGA
- a CDS encoding Mth938-like domain-containing protein (predicted protein) translates to MHSPSPQLLRALRTSISAPNVTNRLCANTRSVSPISRITPHVQTYRNNSSHARPVRMVPRAHTAKPASRDRGPQSTEDTQTDFAALNVLGNIPAPTTAIDACLDNGFHLDNGLKLTNGDGLLLVGGEAFSWRPWTAMGGEKNAMVNKKGQFEVDEQAWGLLGLVWPRPDLLIIGMGASVFPLSPETRRQINSLGVRVEVLDTRNAAAQFNLLATERGVSEIAAAMIPIGWKGR, encoded by the exons ATGCACTCGCCATCACCCCAACTGCTCCGCGCTTTGCGTACATCCATCTCGGCTCCTAATGTTACCAACCGACTATGCGCGAACACCCGCTCAGTATCTCCCATCTCTCGAATCACTCCTCACGTACAAACATACCGCAACAATAGCAGCCATGCCCGGCCCGTACGGATGGTACCTCGCGCGCACACCGCGAAGCCAGCGAGCCGCGATCGGGGTCCGCAGTCAACAGAGGATACGCAAACGGACTTTGCTGCGCTGAACGTGCTCGGAAACATCCCAGCACCTACTACCGCTATTGATGCCTGTCTGGACAATGGATTTCATTTGGATAATGGCCTCAAGCTCACAAACGGCGATGGTCTGTTGCTTGTTGGAGGCGAAGCTTTCTCATGGAGGCCGTGGACAGCGATGggtggagaaaagaatgCTATGGTGAACAAGAAGGGCCAATTTGAGGTTGACGAACAAGCCTGGGGACTTTTGGGACTCGTATGGCCTCGTCCGG ACCTCTTGATTATTGGGATGGGCGCTTCTgtgtttcctctttccccTGAAACAAGGAGACAAATCAATTCCTTGGGTGTTCGTGTTGAGGTTCTGGATACTAGGAATGCCGCAGCGCAGTTTAATCTGCTTGCGACTGAAAGAGGAGTGTCTGAGATCGCGGCGGCTATGATTCCGATTGGGTGGAAGGGACGGTAG
- a CDS encoding alkaline phosphatase (alkaline phosphatase), whose translation MARDEPLLAPRPSSDHSSIRNAEEEDALLTGERTHREQQRSKWAFWKDVGLFSWAFIATIAVIVLAVVYQHETSKNHSAKQPWGPGGKPTGKRNLIFMVSDGMGPTSLTMTRNYRQFTEGLPVDQTLVLDDHIIGTSRTRSSNSLVTDSAAGATAFSCAHKSYNGAISVLPDHSPCGTVLEAAALAGYKTGLVVTTRITDATPACFASHVNLRGYEDRIAEQEIGEHPLGRVVDLMFGGGRCHFLPNSTEGSCRGDDRDLIEIAGQKGFHYLNDRKAFDSLNGGSEAKLPLLGLFAEKDIPYEIDRRSQDGVYPSLEEMTRTALKTLSQATADSDKGFFIMIEGSRIDHAGHGNDPAAQVHEVLAYDRAFAAVLEFLEQDSTPGVVVSTSDHETGGLAAARQLHDAYPEYKWLPGVLANASHSSEFAGATLREYLSKNPDAKSQRKFVHELLEKSLGVFDATDEEIDHLLDPKLPYTNNYVFADIISRRAQIGWSTHGHSAVDVNIYASSTKDAWRLVGNNENTDVGAFLSDYLEVDVEDVTRRLQTPSEWTWKPEVEPSTSTSLSWLGDPLGEAVRTDGLDTYHGEFKKRSMDLETRECGCGELH comes from the exons ATGGCGCGAGACGAGCCCCTTTTGGCTCCGCGCCCCTCCTCCGACCACTCCTCGATTCGGaatgcagaagaagaggacgcCTTACTAACAGGCGAGCGCACCCACCGTGAACAGCAACGCAGCAAATGGGCCTTCTGGAAAGACGTCGGTCTCTTTTCCTGGGCGTTCATTGCTACCATTGCCGTGATCGTCCTCGCCGTGGTTTACCAACATGAGACGAGCAAAAACCATAGCGCGAAGCAACCTTGGGGCCCCGGAGGCAAGCCGACCGGCAAGCGGAACTTGATCTTCATGGTCTCCGACGGAATGGGACCCACTAGTTTGACTATGACCAGAAACTATAGACAATTCACGGAGGGACTGCCCGTGGATCAGACACTCGTGCTGGATGACCACATCATTGGTACTTCTAGAACGAGGTCCAGCAACAGCCTTGTCACTGATTCGGCAGCCGGTGCTACTGCCTTCTCGTGTGCCCATAAGAGCTACAATGGAGCTATCTCCGTGCTGCCTGACCACTCGCCTTGTGGAACTGTGCTTGAGGCCGCTGCCTTGGCTGGTTATAAGACCGGCTTGGTCGTTACCACTCGGATTACGGATGCTACCCCTGCCTGTTTTGCTTCGCATGTCAACCTTCGCGGGTATGAGGATCGTATTGCGGAGCAGGAGATCGGTGAACACCCGCTGGGCCGTGTGGTGGATTTGATGTTCGGTGGTGGACGATGCCATTTCCTCCCCAACTCAACGGAAGGCAGCTGCCGTGGTGATGACCGGGACTTGATAGAGATCGCTGGCCAAAAGGGCTTCCACTACCTGAATGACCGGAAGGCCTTCGATTCCCTGAACGGCGGCTCGGAAGCCAAGCTGCCGCTCCTGGGTCTCTTCgcggagaaggatattccCTATGAAATTGACCGTCGCAGCCAGGATGGCGTGTACCCATCCCTGGAAGAAATGACCCGTACCGCACTCAAGACTCTCAGCCAAGCCACCGCGGACAGCGACAAGGGTTTCTTCATTATGATCGAAGGCTCCCGCATCGACCACGCCGGACACGGAAACGACCCCGCAGCACAGGTTCACGAAGTCCTAGCCTACGACCGGGCCTTCGCAGCCGTCCTTGAGTTCCTGGAGCAAGACTCTACCCCAGGAGTAGTGGTTAGTACCTCTGATCACGAAACGGGCGGTCTGGCCGCGGCTCGACAGCTGCATGACGCTTATCCGGAGTACAAATGGCTGCCAGGCGTCCTGGCCAACGCCAGCCATTCCTCTGAGTTTGCCGGTGCAACGCTCAGGGAATACCTCTCCAAGAACCCGGATGCCAAGTCTCAGCGCAAATTCGTTCACGAACTCCTGGAGAAATCCCTGGGCGTTTTCGACGCGACGGATGAGGAAAtcgaccatcttcttgaCCCCAAGCTGCCTTATACGAACAACTACGTGTTTGCCGATATCATCAGTCGTAGGGCGCAGATTGGTTGGTCCACGCATGGACATTCGG CCGTTGACGTGAACATCTacgcctcctccaccaaaGACGCCTGGCGTCTGGTGGGCAACAACGAGAACACAGACGTCGGAGCCTTCCTCTCCGACTATCTTGAAGTAGACGTAGAAGACGTCACCAGGCGCCTTCAAACTCCTAGCGAGTGGACATGGAAGCCTGAAGTCGaaccctccacctccacatcTCTCAGCTGGTTGGGAGACCCCTTGGGCGAGGCCGTCCGCACCGATGGTTTGGATACCTACCATGGAGAATTCAAGAAGCGCTCCATGGACTTGGAAACGAGGGAATGTGGCTGCGGTGAGCTGCATTGA
- a CDS encoding uncharacterized protein (casein kinase (serine/threonine/tyrosine protein kinase)), which produces MKPLLVKKFINNRFELIRPISGGSEGSVYIARDHHTGKELAIKLYHEPSGHKSYHREVNGYRYLAGLMGVPKFYWAGQDQRYHATAIELLGPSLAHLWRDCGRRFSLKTVLLLADQLICRFQELHSRNCVHRDIKPENLLIGVGRKANRVYVADLGFVKRYSALSDRQILKRERHDRRECEKNPGIGVGLQGTEVYAAWRAHYAKPQSPRDDMESLGYVLVRFLKGHLPWERLWASACTDLERQIAVAEMKRNIRTETLCKGLPSAFNLYFLHILLKATPDYTYLREIFLRLFRREGFKDDQIYDWTFKQEAELLRQHCNNRLKEQVKKFL; this is translated from the exons ATGAAACCGCTGCTTGTG AAAAAGTTCATCAACAACAGGTTTGAGCTGATTCGCCCTATAAGTGGCGGCAGCGAAGGCAGTGTATACATAG CCAGAGACCACCACACAGGAAAAGAACTAGCCATAAAGCTCTATCATGAGCCATCGGGCCATAAATCGTATCATCGTGAGGTCAATGGGTACCGCTACCTAGCCGGACTCATGGGTGTCCCGAAGTTCTACTGGGCaggacaagatcaacgatACCATGCCACGGCCATTGAACTCCTGGGGCCCAGCCTGGCCCATCTGTGGCGGGACTGTGGGCGCAGATTCTCCCTGAAGACTGTACTATTGCTGGCAGATCAGTTGATATGTCGGTTTCAGGAGCTCCATTCGAGAAACTGTGTCCACCGAGATATTAAGCCAGAGAACCTTCTTATAGGAGTTGGGAGGAAGGCGAATAGGGTCTATGTGGCTGATTTGGGTTTTGTCAAGAGGTATAGTGCACTGAGTGACCGTCAAATTTTGAAGCGGGAGCGTCATGATAGGCGTGAATGCGAGAAGAATCCTGGGATTGGCGTGGGCTTGCAGGGGACAGAGGTATATGCTGCTTGGCGGGCGCATTATGCGAAGC CACAATCACCCCGCGATGATATGGAAAGCCTAGGATACGTGCTTGTTCGCTTCCTCAAAGGCCACCTTCCGTGGGAGAGACTTTGGGCATCAGCCTGTACAGACTTGGAGAGACAGATAGCCGTGGCTGAGATGAAGCGCAATATACGTACCGAAACGCTTTGCAAAGGCCTGCCATCAGCGTTCAATTTATACTTCCTGCATATCTTGTTGAAGGCGACACCTGACTACACCTATTTGCGTGAGATCTTCCTGAGACTGTTTCGGCGTGAAGGGTTCAAAGACGACCAGATATATGACTGGACGTTCAAACAAGAGGCGGAGCTTCTGCGGCAGCATTGTAATAACAGGCTTAAGGAACAGGTGAAAAAGTTTCTATAG